From Perognathus longimembris pacificus isolate PPM17 chromosome 4, ASM2315922v1, whole genome shotgun sequence, one genomic window encodes:
- the Wipf1 gene encoding WAS/WASL-interacting protein family member 1 isoform X1: MPVPPPPAPPPPPTFALANTEKPTLNKSEQAGRNALLSDISKGKKLKKTVTNDRSAPILDKPKGAGGSGGFSGGGGGFGGGGGGGSGGFSGGGGGGGSSFGGGGPPGLGGLFQAGMPKLRSTASRDNDSGGSRPPILPPGGRATSAKPFSPPSGPGRFPAPSPGHRSGPPEPPRNRMPPSRPDVSSKPDNLPPPVPNTPRPVQSTPHNRGALPVPGVPRQPSLGPTPPPFPGNRGAAFGGGSIRQTPLGSSSPFSNRPPLPPTPSRALDDKPPPPPPPVGNRPTLHREAVPPPPPQNNKPPVPSTPRPSPSAQAPPPPPPLSRPGPPPLPPASSSSDEIPRLPQRNLSLTSAPPLPSVGRSGPLPPLPNERPPPPVRDPPGRSGPLPPPPPIGRNGSIARALPATPQLPSRSGGDSPRSGPRPPLPPDRPGAGAPPPPPPSTSVRNGFQDLSCEDEWESRFYFHPISDLPPPEPYVPSTKSYPSKLARNESRSGSNRRERGAPPLPPILR; the protein is encoded by the exons ATGCCTGTCCCTCCCCCACCAGCACCCCCACCGCCACCGACATTTGCACTG GCCAATACAGAGAAGCCTACCTTGAATAAGTCAGAGCAGGCTGGGAGAAATGCTCTTCTCTCTGATATcagcaaaggaaagaaactaaAGAAGACGGTCACCAATGACAGAAGTGCCCCAATATTGGACa AACCAAAAGGAGCTGGTGGCAGTGGTGGCTtcagtggtggtggcggtggcttcggtggcggtggtggtggtggcagcggTGGCTtcagtggtggtggcggcggcggtggcagcAGTTTTGGAGGAGGAGgacctcctggattgggaggactgtTCCAGGCCGGAATGCCGAAGCTGAGATCCACGGCCAGCCGGGATAATG ATTCTGGAGGAAGCCGACCACCAATTTTGCCCCCAGGAGGGAGAGCCACATCTGCCAAGCCCTTTTCACCCCCGAGTGGCCCAGGGAGGTTTCCTGCGCCTTCTCCGGGCCACAGGAGTGGTCCCCCAGAGCCACCCAGGAACCGAATGCCTCCCTCAAGGCCCGACGTGAGCTCAAAGCCTGACAACCTTCCCCCTCCGGTGCCGAATACACCAAGACCCGTCCAGTCAACTCCACACAACCGAGGCGCCCTACCCGTGCCAGGAGTCCCCAGACAGCCCAGCCTGGGGCCCACTCCTCCACCTTTCCCTGGAAACCGAGGTGCTGCTTTTGGAGGAGGCTCCATCCGCCAGACCCCTctgggctcctcctcccccttctccaacAGGCCTCCCCTGCCTCCCACGCCGAGCAGGGCCTTGGATGACAAACcccctccaccacctcctccgGTGGGCAACAGACCCACCTTGCACAGGGAAgcagttccccctcctcccccgcaaAACAACAAGCCTCCAGTGCCTTCTACCCCGCGACCTTCCCCCTCCGCGCaggccccacctcctcctccacctctgagCAGGCCTGGCCCGCCTCCCCTGCCTCCAGCTTCCAGCAGCAGTGATGAAATCCCAAGGCTCCCACAGAGGAATTTGTCCCTCACTTCGGCACCTCCCTTACCGTCAGTGGGACGCTCGGGACCTCTTCCTCCCCTGCCCAATGAGAGGCCCCCTCCTCCAGTGAGGGATCCACCAGGCAGATCAG gtcccctcccaccaccccctccaATAGGCAGAAATGGCAGTATAGCTCGGGCCTTGCCTGCCACCCCTCAGTTGCCATCCAGGAGTGGAGGGGATAGTCCCAGGAGCGGGCCCAGGCCACCTCTTCCTCCTGACAGGCCTGGTGCTGGAGcgcctcccccacctccaccatCGACATCGGTTAGAAATGGCTTCCAAGATTTATCATGTGAAG ATGAGTGGGAAAGCAGATTCTACTTCCATCCAATTTCTGATCTGCCACCTCCAGAGCCATATGTACCAAGCACCAAAAGTTATCCCAGCAAGCTGGCAAGAAACGAAAGCCGGA GTGGATCCAACCGAAGAGAAAGGGGtgctccacccctccctccgATCCTGAGGTGA
- the Wipf1 gene encoding WAS/WASL-interacting protein family member 1 isoform X2, translating to MPVPPPPAPPPPPTFALANTEKPTLNKSEQAGRNALLSDISKGKKLKKTVTNDRSAPILDKPKGAGGSGGFSGGGSGGFSGGGGGGGSSFGGGGPPGLGGLFQAGMPKLRSTASRDNDSGGSRPPILPPGGRATSAKPFSPPSGPGRFPAPSPGHRSGPPEPPRNRMPPSRPDVSSKPDNLPPPVPNTPRPVQSTPHNRGALPVPGVPRQPSLGPTPPPFPGNRGAAFGGGSIRQTPLGSSSPFSNRPPLPPTPSRALDDKPPPPPPPVGNRPTLHREAVPPPPPQNNKPPVPSTPRPSPSAQAPPPPPPLSRPGPPPLPPASSSSDEIPRLPQRNLSLTSAPPLPSVGRSGPLPPLPNERPPPPVRDPPGRSGPLPPPPPIGRNGSIARALPATPQLPSRSGGDSPRSGPRPPLPPDRPGAGAPPPPPPSTSVRNGFQDLSCEDEWESRFYFHPISDLPPPEPYVPSTKSYPSKLARNESRSGSNRRERGAPPLPPILR from the exons ATGCCTGTCCCTCCCCCACCAGCACCCCCACCGCCACCGACATTTGCACTG GCCAATACAGAGAAGCCTACCTTGAATAAGTCAGAGCAGGCTGGGAGAAATGCTCTTCTCTCTGATATcagcaaaggaaagaaactaaAGAAGACGGTCACCAATGACAGAAGTGCCCCAATATTGGACa AACCAAAAGGAGCTGGTGGCAGTGGTGGCTtca gtggtggtggcagcggTGGCTtcagtggtggtggcggcggcggtggcagcAGTTTTGGAGGAGGAGgacctcctggattgggaggactgtTCCAGGCCGGAATGCCGAAGCTGAGATCCACGGCCAGCCGGGATAATG ATTCTGGAGGAAGCCGACCACCAATTTTGCCCCCAGGAGGGAGAGCCACATCTGCCAAGCCCTTTTCACCCCCGAGTGGCCCAGGGAGGTTTCCTGCGCCTTCTCCGGGCCACAGGAGTGGTCCCCCAGAGCCACCCAGGAACCGAATGCCTCCCTCAAGGCCCGACGTGAGCTCAAAGCCTGACAACCTTCCCCCTCCGGTGCCGAATACACCAAGACCCGTCCAGTCAACTCCACACAACCGAGGCGCCCTACCCGTGCCAGGAGTCCCCAGACAGCCCAGCCTGGGGCCCACTCCTCCACCTTTCCCTGGAAACCGAGGTGCTGCTTTTGGAGGAGGCTCCATCCGCCAGACCCCTctgggctcctcctcccccttctccaacAGGCCTCCCCTGCCTCCCACGCCGAGCAGGGCCTTGGATGACAAACcccctccaccacctcctccgGTGGGCAACAGACCCACCTTGCACAGGGAAgcagttccccctcctcccccgcaaAACAACAAGCCTCCAGTGCCTTCTACCCCGCGACCTTCCCCCTCCGCGCaggccccacctcctcctccacctctgagCAGGCCTGGCCCGCCTCCCCTGCCTCCAGCTTCCAGCAGCAGTGATGAAATCCCAAGGCTCCCACAGAGGAATTTGTCCCTCACTTCGGCACCTCCCTTACCGTCAGTGGGACGCTCGGGACCTCTTCCTCCCCTGCCCAATGAGAGGCCCCCTCCTCCAGTGAGGGATCCACCAGGCAGATCAG gtcccctcccaccaccccctccaATAGGCAGAAATGGCAGTATAGCTCGGGCCTTGCCTGCCACCCCTCAGTTGCCATCCAGGAGTGGAGGGGATAGTCCCAGGAGCGGGCCCAGGCCACCTCTTCCTCCTGACAGGCCTGGTGCTGGAGcgcctcccccacctccaccatCGACATCGGTTAGAAATGGCTTCCAAGATTTATCATGTGAAG ATGAGTGGGAAAGCAGATTCTACTTCCATCCAATTTCTGATCTGCCACCTCCAGAGCCATATGTACCAAGCACCAAAAGTTATCCCAGCAAGCTGGCAAGAAACGAAAGCCGGA GTGGATCCAACCGAAGAGAAAGGGGtgctccacccctccctccgATCCTGAGGTGA